A window of Cryptomeria japonica chromosome 3, Sugi_1.0, whole genome shotgun sequence contains these coding sequences:
- the LOC131031008 gene encoding uncharacterized protein LOC131031008 — translation MASIAKSVILMVIMVTTFTFVASSISTIRQVCKSTLDQNFCLASLTGYPGALNANISQLAVITANISYNESINVEQFILGLNGSEGQKNGSVSSVPLKECVVFYEEAVSDLLNSLSVLRNPMGEDPGLVNGLQSGALTFVGMCNDEVKKLASQLAPLVEARSRNLGKMIDNALGASNVLYGLD, via the coding sequence ATGGCTTCCATTGCTAAATCTGTGATTCTAATGGTGATCATGGTGACCACTTTCACGTTTGTTGCTTCCTCAATCTCTACTATTCGTCAGGTTTGCAAGAGCACATTGGATCAAAACTTCTGCCTTGCATCGTTAACTGGCTATCCAGGGGCTCTCAATGCAAACATCTCTCAGCTGGCTGTGATAACTGCAAACATATCGTACAATGAATCGATAAATGTTGAGCAGTTTATTTTGGGTCTCAACGGAAGTGAAGGCCAGAAAAATGGCAGCGTTTCCTCTGTACCCCTTAAGGAATGCGTAGTTTTTTATGAAGAAGCGGTGTCTGATCTTCTTAATTCGTTATCGGTTCTGAGAAATCCAATGGGAGAAGACCCAGGTCTTGTAAACGGTTTACAAAGTGGGGCTTTAACGTTTGTAGGTATGTGTAATGATGAGGTAAAGAAGCTGGCTTCACAATTAGCTCCTCTGGTTGAGGCTAGATCTAGAAATCTTGGGAAAATGATCGACAATGCTCTCGGTGCTAGCAATGTGCTGTACGGGCTAGATTAA